A segment of the Terriglobales bacterium genome:
GTGGATCTCATCGCGCAGGCGCCGGGCGCTAACGACGACGGCAGCGGAACGGCCGTGAGCCTGGAGTGCGCGCGCGTCCTGAGTAAGCACAGGTTTCCGGGGACGATCATTTTTCTTACCGTTCCCGGCGAAGAGCAGGGGCTGAACGGCAGCCTGCATTTTGCCCGCATGGCGAAGCAGGAAGGCTGGAACCTGATCGCCGCCCTGAACAACGACATCGTTGGCGGCAACCGCACTCCGGGCGACACCGGCCGAAACCCGCGCCGGGTGCGGGTTTTCTCCGAGGGCCTGCCGCTGGCGGCAGACACCGCCGAAATCCGGCGCATACGGCGCTACGGCTGGGAGAATGATTCCCCATCCCGCCAGGTTGCGCGGTACATCAGCGACGTGGGCCGCGCTTACCTGCCCAAGTTCCGGTTCATGCCGGAGATGATCTTCCGCGCTGACCGCTTCGGCCGCGGCGGCGATCACACTTCCTTCAACCGGGAGGGCTTCGCCGCCGTGCGCCTGACCGAGGATCGCGAGGACCTGAACCACCAGCACCAGTACGTGAGGACCGAAAACGGCATTGAATATGGTGATTTGCCCAAGTTCGTCGATTTCGACTACACCGCCAACGTGGCGCGGGTGAACGCCGCCACGCTGGCATCGCTCGCTTCGGGGCCGCCGCCCCCGGCCAATGTCCGCATCAACATGCGCGCGCCGGGCAACAGCACCACCCTTACGTGGGACGCGGTGCCCGAAGGCGTCAGCGTGGAGGTTCTCTGGCGGCTGACCACCGCACCCGACTGGCAACACGCCCGCAACGTCGGCCGTGAGACCAGGGCGGTGGTGGATGAATCCAAGGATAACGTCATGTTCGCGGTGCGCGCCGTAGACAAGAACGGGCACCGCAGCCTGGCGGTCATCCCGCGTCCCAGCGGACGCGAGCGTCGCGTCACCTATGAAGAGTGACGCCGCCGTAAGATAGGACAGGCGTTTCTGGCCGGCGCTGGATAGCGTAACTTCAACAGGAGTACCGTTTGGCTCGTTCGCCAATGCGCCGCTCTTACGGAGGCATGTCGCTCAGCTTTCCGCCGTTCACCCCGGCGGTAAA
Coding sequences within it:
- a CDS encoding M20/M25/M40 family metallo-hydrolase translates to MPVDPQIAAAIREISAARIRAIIEKLVSFNSRNSLGSGDPTLKEKGQGVVAAREWIKSEFERYSAECGGCLEVHVDSFIQPPGERIPKPTEMTNVYAVLRGSDPDAAKRMVLVTGHYDTIVLTPLKPGEEPPLSEPGKPAPVNPGSVDLIAQAPGANDDGSGTAVSLECARVLSKHRFPGTIIFLTVPGEEQGLNGSLHFARMAKQEGWNLIAALNNDIVGGNRTPGDTGRNPRRVRVFSEGLPLAADTAEIRRIRRYGWENDSPSRQVARYISDVGRAYLPKFRFMPEMIFRADRFGRGGDHTSFNREGFAAVRLTEDREDLNHQHQYVRTENGIEYGDLPKFVDFDYTANVARVNAATLASLASGPPPPANVRINMRAPGNSTTLTWDAVPEGVSVEVLWRLTTAPDWQHARNVGRETRAVVDESKDNVMFAVRAVDKNGHRSLAVIPRPSGRERRVTYEE